In bacterium, one genomic interval encodes:
- a CDS encoding sigma-70 family RNA polymerase sigma factor, giving the protein MLTEYLRELHNVELLVPAVEGRLWRAYKRRGDLRSRARLIEAYQPLVFKVAMQLRLREALLMDMIQEGTVGLIQAVERFDPDRGVRFSTFATYRIRGRILNALRRERGRTADLEDTSESFARIPDPAAADALASVEDGVLVRQIVSAIDGLPARERRILRGAFLAAEEPSRIAGELKISLSHFYRLQQQALRRIRDTLMPAPFQPSGASE; this is encoded by the coding sequence GTGCTGACCGAATACCTGCGTGAACTGCACAATGTTGAACTCCTGGTCCCCGCCGTCGAGGGCCGCCTTTGGCGCGCCTATAAGCGGCGCGGCGACCTCCGGAGCCGGGCCCGCCTGATCGAGGCCTATCAGCCCCTGGTGTTCAAGGTCGCCATGCAGCTCCGCCTCCGCGAGGCCCTCCTGATGGACATGATCCAGGAGGGCACCGTCGGGTTGATCCAGGCGGTGGAGCGGTTCGATCCGGATCGCGGGGTCCGGTTCAGCACGTTCGCGACCTATCGGATCCGCGGGCGGATCCTCAACGCGCTGCGCCGCGAGCGCGGCCGAACGGCGGACCTCGAGGACACGAGCGAGTCGTTCGCCCGCATTCCCGACCCCGCGGCCGCCGACGCCCTGGCGTCGGTCGAAGACGGCGTGCTCGTGCGTCAAATCGTGTCGGCGATCGACGGACTGCCGGCGCGTGAGCGCCGCATCCTCCGGGGTGCGTTTCTGGCCGCGGAGGAACCGAGCCGGATCGCCGGCGAACTGAAAATCAGTCTGTCGCACTTCTACCGGCTCCAGCAGCAGGCGCTGCGGAGGATCCGGGACACGCTGATGCCCGCACCGTTCCAGCCCTCCGGGGCGAGCGAGTAG